Genomic segment of Coffea eugenioides isolate CCC68of unplaced genomic scaffold, Ceug_1.0 ScVebR1_292;HRSCAF=940, whole genome shotgun sequence:
aaaaaaaaaaaaaatttttgggtcaGGTGCCGGCGGCACCTGACACAGCCCGGCACCCATAGATTTATACGTCGAACCTGTCAGACCCACAAGTGtctgactttttttttatacacCAATATTCTGATCAATTAGCCAAGAACTTGAAGGGTTATTTACACAAAAACCTCTCTGTTCGGACagagttgtttttcaaaaacatgtTCTAGAAAATTTCATACATGTGTTTTAATCCCTTTTTCATCTTACGTACGAATTAATGTGAAAAATTGTTAATATTTCAACAGTTTTCTAAAAATACCAACCAAATGGAGCGAAATTATTATTCAAATGTGAGAAATAAATGTGAAGGGCCACTCATAAGTAGCTACTCTACAAATGAAGTGAAACAAGTGACCATTGGAAGGATatggaaataaatatttaaatacaaataaaaaatttttaaatacaaTGAGATTCATATAAAGGTAACCAAAATACCTATTATACCCCCAAAGACAAAAATGAAAATGTTATTGGAAGTAACTATAAAGAATGAAAATTTATATTACACAGAGattattggttttttttttggcatttgaGAAAAATCTTTTGATAggaaaacttattttttttatttgcaaaaaataTTACTATAAATTAGGGAAGGAGAAGAATGGTTGCTAAGATTACTTGGAAGTAAACTATCAAGATAATGAGTACAAATTTGGATCCTGGCTGGGAGACACACAAAATCACAAAAGATATGCATTGTACTAAACTAATTCACAAATAGTGATTGTACCCTTCAAATGTAGGAACTGATCTTGATTGAAAGAATATATACTTTTTTATTGAGTTCCGGTTTTTGTGAGTTTGAGAATTAGATGCATATATGCAAACTAATTTTACTCTCCATTCCTTTAATTTTGCAAAGCCTTGTGTATTTATAAACTATAAACTAGACGACAAGTGTGCCACTACAACAAATTCTGCTTtaggctaaaaaaaaaaaaaaacacattgaaataagaagaagaaactAACATTAGGCCCTATTTGGCACTTGAGTTTTTTTATCAAGTTTATCTGTTATAAGTTTTTTAAAAGCTTTAGATGCAGTaatttcaaaaaacttttcaaaaattttaaactatatacttaaaaatattcaaaaatttaaaaaacttctacagtaagttacagtaaagttgtaaacaaacacccaaaaaactcacttggcAAACGGGGCCTAGGTTTGAGAAATTAAGCAATTAGTTTAATCATATTAAATCGTGATTAATGGCCGAGAAGTATttgtaatttcaaaaaaacACATAATTTGTAAATTTATCGTGTCTTTCcattagagtaaaaaaaaaaaattatgagaGAGTACTATTAGGCTAAATGCGTTGATACATTTCGGTATTAAAAAAAGATAAACGTACGAAGACACTTGAAAACAATCATTTTTTATGCTTAAATTTGACATTAGATTTCATAAAATATAGCCCCTTTTACTCAAAGAATTATCACCCAAAAAAGCAGGTTAATTAACCATTTTACTTTATACATCACTTTGTCATTTCATAAATTGGAATAACAGGCACAAAAACAAAAGCAGGTAAGTGAGTCATTAACTCTATAGATTTCTTATTTTGCCATTTCATATACTCGAAAGAGCATCAATGGAAGTTAGTCTAGCAAACTAATTCCATCTTTTTTATCCCAAATTCTACCAGAGCAGGTTCTAGGAACACCCCTAATTTTTGCTACAAGCTTCTATAATTCAATATTAtagaagattttttttaatgagtGTCCGGTAGATAACTTATTAACGTATTTAAATTATACTTAACTTATATATAATTATGATTATTAcattaatatatttaaatatttctaaattaataaattatatatgtatatataattttaaaattgacACCTGAAATACATGTTAACGGTGACCTATGATGACTCCGATTAATCAAATGGTAGCATAAAGTAATAAACTACCAATTCTTTGTGATTATTACAAAGTAATATTTTATGATTTTATGCAATAGTTGGGCACAATCCGCACTTTCGAGATCCACGTTACGACATGGATCACTACCTTCCTTCCAAAAAAGTATACGGTCACTCATTACCTAAACAGGGGCTTGTGGGGATTTTGTAGGACACAGAGAAGAAAATCCAAATGTTTCGAGAGCTCAGCAAAAATTTGGACAGGTCTAGTTTACTAGATCCCGTGGTCCAAATTTCGtcatatatttaatatttgaaTTGGTGGGATTGTATTATAAATTTTAGTCACTTAATTTACTGGTGGAGCCGGAGATTGGGCCTACCAAAATTTTTGCCCCAGAGATCAAGCTTGAATACCTAAACTATGCTTTTCTAACTTTAAATTTTATCATTACTCTATGGACAACACAGTAAGCCACGCATTTACAATTTAGACAAGGGAATTTGGATGCTTCAAGGATTCACGTTTGAATGCCTAAACTATGTGTTTTGGCTCTAAACTTTAACACTTTCTGACATCACTCAATGAGTTCAAGATTTAGAGCCTGTTTGATAATTTAATTCAGTATTTAAATTCAATGGATTCAAATATTAGCATGTTCAAACGTATTTGATAACCAAAACTAAAATATCTAGATTAATTAAGTGGCGCTGgattttctaaacaaaatttgTTTCAAAAGATAAGTGATAAACCATTCACTTATTACTTAACGTGATTTAcactcaaatatatcaaatttagtgCTTAACAATTTAGCAACTTAAtggattttgaatttcaaatttcagatttcagttttcaaacttcaattttattAAATGCACCCTTAAAATCTAGCCAAGGACCTTAGATGCTTGAAAATATCTTAACTTTGTATTTTAAAAGTACCATATGAACATCTCACAATGCATTATGGATTTAGGATTTTACAAAATGGATCTTGGACGTGGGGTTAGGATCCTTTCTATTAAATCTCTCCATTGGTTTCTTCATCTATTTATATCTAAATTTATATAATGTCATAAAAATTTGTAATTGTgtcattagttttgttttgatCTCTTGATCAACATACTAAAAATTGATATTGTTTTGAGAATATTTTGATATTCAATTTACATGAAACATTTGAACAACgaaaaatatgtcaaaattgagaaaaatttagaataattaattaGATGGCAAAACTTGGTAAATTTCATATGAAAATTTGTgtataactaaaataaataatgaaatatATTATGAATTGTgttgaatttcaaaaataaattttaaattaattttattaggGTGTAATGGAATGAAATTCTCTTCAATGCAATGCAATGAAGAGGAGTCTAATTctttaaatgcttagaaatttATGTTTGAACACCTAAACTATGAGCTTTGACTTTAAATTTGCCTATTAGGGAGGGATGAAATCATCCCCCTCTATTTTAAATTTGCATTTTTGATACATAAATAACTTATATCACTTATATTTTTCATACATTAATAACTTGTAGTACCACTTACAATATTAAAACTTCTACAAGTAGTCAATTGGAAATAAAAAGATGTAAACTTAACTTCTTTCTTACCAATATTCCACAAAAATAACCGAGTAAAACTTGCACTAATTTCTAACTCTTGCTAACTAACTCAAGATATTATCTAATATACCCAAACCATAATTTGTTgagaattaaataaaaatgttcATTGgaacccaaattttttttttcaaacttaacTATCTTCTCATATAATAattatcaaaatcaaatttttacctTCCTTTTCTTACCGCGACTTGACAAGTGTCCAACCATCCACATCCTCTCATCATATCGAATTGGTATGCATGCTGACATATTACCACTACTACCCCCCTGAAATGAAACCGCATGCGTGCATTGTAATTGTACTTTTGTACTAGTAGACATACCATTCCCATCATCATCTCTTGTTAAGCTTAATGAAAACTGTTCACAGGTTTCTATGACAATTTCTTAGCTGCTGCTAATAAAAGATCAGTCCCCACCAGGCCACCACTATCCTAGTTGATGTGGGGTACTGAAATTACTGCCCCACCCCTCCAGAGTCCAGACTAGAGCAGATAAACCTTAAAATTGTTTCTgggttttctttgtttttttgccTGCAAAAGAAATCTTGAAACTTTGCATATATGGTAGTACAAAAGCTCTGAAAAAAGGGTGTTCTAATTATTAGGCCATATCTCAGCTTTGAGGTGATATTTCAGGTAATTTGTAGTTATTTGGTGTAGGAAatcgaaaaaagaaagaaaacatattgttctttattttttttttcaggtgtTTGTGTTTTATCATAATTTTCATAAAAGATAAGTTTTGGAGCGGAAATTTTGTGGATGAAGGAATCTATATAACCAGAAAAGCTTTTCATTTCTGCATACCATTTCTTCCCGGTAAtctttgtttgcatgtttcATCATTTCGGTCCTTTTTTTGATTTTctaatttacttttttttgtgGGTCTAATCCAGAAATGGGTTActgaattttttcatttttgaagaCTTTATGTTGTCCATACAAATGTTCTGTCATATATAATGAGAACCAATTTGACCATTTTTTCCTTCCACACTATTTTACAGAAAAtccctgtttttctttctttttcttttggtgtatttttaaaattagatGCAGAGAGAAGGGGAAAAATgattcctttttctgttttcctttgTTTGTTTACTTATGGGTAGCGGTGGTGGCAATATGGAGGTTAGCTTTGTTGTTTGAGAAACTCTGTTCTTGTTGTTCTAAGGAACAATAGTTGTATGTTGCAGGTGTGGAAAAAGCCAACTAAAAGGagagaaaatcaagtaaacatgGCTAACAACCGCCAAAGTGCTCACCAATTGGACTACATGGAGGAGGATGGGGAGGATGAAGCAGATTCCGTGGCTGAAATGCAAGGGGAAGCCCAAAATGATGATACACAAGATGTAAACCTTGATGAATATGATATGGTTGGTTTACTCAATTGACTTGTTTAAGTATAAGATAAATTGGTCGgattccttttctttgttttctacTTTCAGTCTGTTATGGAATTAGAATCTGTCTTTGATGGTAATATTCTTTTGGGTGCTTTTAGCTTACAAAAGTTACTGATACCTCGGCTTCACAAGCGAGGAATGGGAAGGATATACAGGGAATTCCTTGGGATAGGTTAAATATTACAAGAGAGGATTATAGAAGGACAAGGATTCTGCAGTATCAGAATTATGAAAATGTGCCTGCATCTGGTGAAACTGTTGATAAGGTAGGTAACGTTGGTTTAAGTTGAGtgagttctctctctctctctctctctctgtgctATGAGTTTAATTTCAGATTATTTATTTAGCAATGCACGCCAATTGAGAAAGGTGGTGAGTACTATGAGTTTTTCTACAACACAAGATTGGTGAAGCCTACCATCCTTCATTTTCAGGTATGTACTAAAATGCTATGCCACTACCTAGTTCTATAAGCTGATGTCTACATTTTGTATGTTTACATGAGGTGTTGCAGTTTCAAATGCACCTCTTCATATTTCACTCTCTTTAGTAAATAAAGGTGGCACTATGCATACTATCTGTCT
This window contains:
- the LOC113757296 gene encoding uncharacterized protein LOC113757296; the protein is MANNRQSAHQLDYMEEDGEDEADSVAEMQGEAQNDDTQDVNLDEYDMLTKVTDTSASQARNGKDIQGIPWDRLNITREDYRRTRILQYQNYENVPASGETVDKQCTPIEKGGEYYEFFYNTRLVKPTILHFQ